AAgtaatttcatatttattgcCACCTGCTGGCTGTGAATGACGCAATTCATAGAAAGGAGCAAATATACCCCTCAACTTGGCGATTTAGAGTTGATATGCCCCTCGTTACAAAAGTGGCGCATATATAATCTCGCTGTCTAACAAATGCCACTGCTTGCTGAACAGGATTCTTATCTTCCATTTCTAGCAGTCTATAAGGGTAATGACCTGTTGTCTTCTTGTACAGTCTTCGGCAATCTTCACcgcatgagctagcttttggaaTTGAATTAAGCACAAAATCCATTTTCTTAACAATTTCTTTGCACTCATGCTGTTGTCCCAAGTCAAAATGGTTATCCCTGATATATGAAAAGAAGAATCTGGCTCATATGCAAAATTGTGCATACTCTACATTACTATTCACTGGAATCAATTTCTTCTACACCCAAGCTTCTCATGTGATCCACCAAAATATCCACCAAACTAGCAATTGATTTAATATGTCCCATTGATATATCTTCAGCAGTGAATCGAAAAACTTGATTGCTTATCTCGATCCAACTATAACCAGGATCCCTTTTAAGTCTGGTATCTTTCATCAACTTCTGCACTCTAGCTGCCTGATCCCAGTATCCTAAACCAGCGTATAAATTTATCAGCTGCAAATGGGTAGAGGTGGACCATGGTTCCAGTGCAAGCCTATTCTCTGCAGCCTCAATTCCCAACCGAAAGTTCCCCTGAAGCCTACACGACATAAGCAAGGAACCCCATATAACACCATTTGGTTGAATTGGCATCTTCATGATAAACTCACGAGCCTCTTCTAAAAAACGTGCTCGTCCTAGAAGATCCACGATACATGAATAATGAACTAGCTCTGGCTTCACACCATAATAAACCATTGAATAAAAATAAGACATGCCTTCTTTAACAAAACCTGCATGGCGGCAAGAAGACAACACCCCAAGGAAAGTAATGGAATCAGGCCTCACTTCTTGCTTCTTCATTTCCTCAAAAAGTTCAATAGCTTGAATTGCTTGTCCTTGCTGTCCATATCCACAAATCATCGAGTTCCACGACACCAAATCTTTACTCTTTGTATTTTCAAAAATGTGAATAGCATCCTTTACTTCCCCACATTTACAATACATTGATAAAATGGCATTTGCAACTTGTACATAGGACTCAAAAGCCATAAGAATTATCTGGCAGTGGATACTCCTTCCATGACCAAAACATCCACTACCCATACACGCACTCAACAAGCTCATAAAGGCAAATTCATTAACCTTCAATCCCAACCACATCATTCCCTTATACAGCTTCAAACACATATCCAACTCGTTCTCCTTCGCAAACCCGTTTAACATAGCATTCCAAGACACAACATTTCTCACAGGCATTTCATCAAACACTTTGTACGCATCTACAATTCCTCCAAAATTACCATAAAAAGTGATCAAAGAACTACCAATATACACATTGGATAAAAACCCATTAACAATCGCCAAACAATGAACTTGAATCCCTAAACTAAAAACCCTTTTCGACGCGCACAAACTCATAGCATTCGATACTAAACTAACCCCAATTTTAGACCCTTCTTTATGTAACCTAAATAACAATGAAACTGAATCTTCTTCCTTTGAATACGAAAAAGAGTGTTCTTTATCCAATGGGTGTTTACAATTTTGCTCAGAATCTGTTTGGAGAAAGTCCTCAATGATTTGAAGAcaattttggtgattcttgATCACATTTGGCTTTGGAGCTAAGATATCAAGAAATCTCTGGCCCTTTAATGGCCTCTTTATCTTGGTGAGCgacaatttttttctcaaaccATAACGAAAAAGGAGATTGCTCATTTCTTCACCTGTATTTGCTTCAGCCACCCACCAAGTCAGTTAATGCCACTTAGGTATGAGTCACTTGCATCGCCACTCCCTTTGACAACATCGACTGATGATCAGTGAATGATGGAGTGTTTTTTCTTATGTTGATTTTAATGGGAATTTAACGAGTTCATATATCTACATGTTTTACTTTTACTATTATAAGCGTTTTTCTTTGTATTGATTTCGACGAGTTATCCAAGCAATGAATGATAAGTGTTTTTTCTCATGTTGTTTCGATGGGAACTTAATGAGATATATTTTTAtgtcttatttttattgttagGTGTTACTTCATATAGTATTTGACATAAAATGATTAGTGAATTTGTTTTTgtcttttgttgaattttttttattgctgaATTGGTAATTTGATAAATTAATGGGTTTTTTCGTATTTTAAAATACAGTTAACCAACATATTAGTTAATCGATTatgataaattaaattaaattttagtaCTAATTTTTTTCGTGCGGTACCTCGATGTGACTAGAGTGTGTATGGCTTAAACAAGTGAAGATCAGAATTATTTATCACTAGCTTATCAGTATATATTTCCTCTATTTTTATTCTCATTCGTTGCCGAGATGTATTAATTTCTACTAAACTAATATTTTTACGGTTAATTACCGCATCTCTCTCTCATAGAATAATTTTATTCAAATACAAGAtggataaaaattattttttcttgtctaattatttatatttgaaaCTTATCGTCCCAATtagcaaagattaatttatgcGTATGATCCACTAAAGAAAAAATCGCTGACTTGAATTGCTACATTAATGGTAATCAAGAAACTATTAAACAAAGAAATATCAATTAGATCCAGCATTCCTGTCTCGTGGGCTGTGACTAAAAAATTTTGAACCAGTAAATTTAAAGTTAGGGAGTGGGCATAAAATAtcgaaaaccgaattaccgaatcgAACCGGCTATTTCAATATTTTGGTATTCGAtacttcggttcggtattcggtatcaaaatttaatatttcgaTATTTTGGTTTCGATTTCGATATTTATAATTTCCCCGTTCGATTATTTCTGTTGGGCCTCCTAAAAGATGACTTTAAAACATAAAGGGCTATAGGCCCATTCCTATAATTTAACTTGAAGTCCAGCCCAGTCCTTAACAGCCCAATTAAGTATGTTTTTCATTCATTACATCCAATTTCAGTAAGCCCAATTGAACAAAGGTTCCTATGCTTCTCTAGAGCAATAGAAATGGCAGAAACGGCTGCATCTCTTTTCTCCTGGAGCCTCTGAAGTGAAGCTTGCTCTTTAGCAATAACAGCTGCTTGACGCTTCTCCAACATCTCTGTAGATTGAACAATTTTTGTCTCAAACTCCTTCTCTTGGTCTTCCAGTTCAGTGAAACGTCTCTTCAAGGACTTCTGAAGCCCATGAAAGTGTTCTTCAAGTTGCTTCCATTGCAAGTTGAGAGTAACAGCACGACGACTTTCCAACTCAGCCCTTCAGCTTCACTCCTTCACCGCTTCACGCCGCAATCAGCTTCACTGCTTCACGCGCCGCCTTCACTTTCACCGCTTCACGCCGCCATCCGCTTCACTTGAAGGTAAGTTCTCTTTgcttcttctcttcctcttcctcttctagtCTTCCTTCACATTCTGTCTCTATTTTCCCCCCAAATAATACGCGTATCCTAAATTCCATTTCAAATAGATTATGAAGTTTTTGTCCTTTTTTGAGTTTAGTTGAAAAAAGTGGACAAATATATCTATACACCACGATTTCTGACTTGTGTGTTCTGAAATCTGAACCCATATACGAATTGCTTCTCACTCAGCAAAATACCACACTGACTTGTGTGTTCTGAACCAAGACTCACATATTTGTTGTATTGACATTTTCTGAACCAAGACTCGCATATTTGTTGTATTGACATATTTGTTGTATTGACATTTTCTGAACCAAGACTCACACAAGACACAACATGTTACTCTTGTTTAAGCTTTTCATCTGTTAAGGATTTGGTATTATCCTTAATTTGATAGTTTAATGAAAAAGCTTTTAGAATGGTCAAATGTTGGGTGCTGGTGTCCTTTGGATTTAGCAGGGGATTAAGTGCAAATCGTCTAAATTTTGTGTGCTGCTGCTGCAGGTGagtgttgtttgttgttgttgttgtgtgttgcaggtgtAGTGTAGGCTGTGTAGCTGTAGTGTAGCTGCTGCAGGTGGTGGTGTTGAGTGATGTtgtttgttgctgttgttgccttttagtttTAGGAACTCAGATAGTAGTAAAATTAAGATGGTTTGTGGCTACTTATCTTGTAATTAGATCAGATTCAATCATTCAGCTCACCTGTCGGAGGCCAGGATCTATCCTCCTGTGTCATGctctaaataaatataatgtGAGTATGTGACTCCAGCAAATGTGTTCCCTCTTGCATATATTTTTTGAAGCATTTGTAtgcttgaagctagagagaaatTAAAAGATGGGAAGACTTGGCCTTTCTTCTATTGTCTGAAATATTAGATTTCAGAAACTTGCAACTGCATAAGGAGGTGAtccatttaaaaaaaagtgCTTGCATTTTGGTTGATCTTATAAGATGCAAAAATtttggtattaccgaataccgtaccgaaccgaattTTAATTTACCGATTActgaattaccgaaccgaagtttgaaagttcggtatttggtatatactttgaattactgattaccgaattatcaaatctaaattttgaaaatatcgaaccgaataccgaacgcccagccCTAGATTCGACGGTATCAAGgcttaaatttaaagttttaatttgaaagtaacttttatattttaaaaaatgtgaataaaactttaaagttactttttcatttaaataaatcaagataaatttattagtttttcaattacttattcttattattaaataagtatataaatataaaatattaattatttaaaatttcaaaatattattaataaaataatattttaaagatatgaCCACCGTAGTAACCTTCTCTCAGAAACCTGTCCATCCCTTCCAGATTTCCATGCCAGACAGGAACACCTCCAGGCATTTGTTAGGGGGCGAAGCGGTTCCTGGCGTGAAAACTCCCAATTGAAAGTCAGATTTCGGGGGGCATCCTCCCGTCGCATGTCCGCTCAACTCTGATACCCGAATCTCCTTTTGGTTGAAGTTTATTGGACATGAATGAATATACCGGAGAGGGAGAACTCCTAACAAAAGCACCATGAGACGGGGCTAGTCGCATCTTTCATATTGGTGGGAAATTTAGCTGTCATAAACCTAGGGTTGATTAAAGACCCTTTTCAACTCCGTTTCTTCTTCACCGGCCACCACAAAACTCCGGCATGTTTCTTTTCACCGACCACCAGCAAACTGTACCGCAAGGTGCGCCCTcatctctctcaattttttattcttcatttttttgtgtGAATTTATATGCAATTAAGTTGTGTTCAGTTTCTGAAATGTTTGTATAGAAGTTCGAATGTAACTGTAAGGTCCGTGTCCCTGTAATTGAATGTTTATATTGCTGTTTTTGAAATTTCCAGGATTTTAGCACATAAGAAGAAATGGGTGATGAAGGAATTCCACAAACTCCCAGAAGAACCACTAGAGCATCATTGTCTAGCACAGTGAATCCTAAAAATTCTACAGGGAAGTTAAAATCATGTAATCTGTTGCCTTTGACAATACATGATCTCGCTTATGGAGATGAATCAATTAGTTTAGATGATTTGATTTCTAGTTTACCTGGTAGACGTGCACAAATAATTGAACTGTTACACCTTTTGGGCACTTTGGATTCTCCAATGTTTCCTGTCTTCGTATATGGAGGTGCTTCGACTGGGAAAACAAGTTCAATTCTTCAGATATTTAAGCACCTAAAACGTCCATTTGTTTACTGCAGTTGTATAACATGCTATAGCCCAAGGATACTATTTGAATCTGTGTTGAATCAGTTATTGCTTCATAGAAGGAATGAAAGCAATCGTTATTCAAGTACAAAACGCTGTGAAAGGCCCTCCGATTTTGTAAATCTTTTGCAGGAGGCTCTTCATAATGTGTTAGATAGTCTGACGGGGAATGTGGAGAAATCAAGCTCGAAGAAGTCGGTGGGAAGGGCTAGGGGAAAAATGGTTTACTTGGTATTTGATAACTTGGAGCTTGCTCGTGAATGGGACAAGAGTTCCAACATATTGCCTTTTCTCTTTAAGCTCTATGATATTCTGAAAATGCCAGAAGTGGGTTTGATTTTTCTCGGTAATGCCTCACCTGACACTTATTACTCGGACACTGGCTATGTAGAACCTGTTCCTGTTTACTTTCCTGATTACACCGACGATGAACTTCATCAAATCTTAATGAAAAACCAGAAAAACCCAAAGCTATATTCCTCATTTCTCGAGTAAGTTTGAATTTTCAATTTGATTTTATCACTTTGGTGGCTTtattaaaaattcaaccaataacacatactcttttatTTTCATACAGAGTGGTATTGAGGCCATTTTGTCGAGTTACTAGGCGAGTTGATGAATTATCGACTGCATTCTCATCATTATATCAGATATATTGTGAACCTCTTGATGATTTAGGCATTGTTCTAAGTGAAGATATGAAAAGAAAACTTTTTTCTCATCTTCAACCACATATTGGACCATACCTGAACAACACATTCAAAGTTGAAAGCAGGCTGTCTTCTGAAGCCTCAGCTAAGACGAACAAATGGAAAGGCATTGCCAAGAAAATTGGAGTTTGTGAATCTTCCAGTGAGATAGACTTTCATATGTCTGTTTGTGCCAAATATCTTCTTATTTGTGCTTTCCTTGCTTCAAGAAATCCAGCTACCCTTGATGCATCCTTGTTTGATTCAACTGGAGGTTCCAGTAACCAAAAACGAAAGAGGAAGTAAGTAATTCTGAATTCTGTTTTTCTTACATTGCTGTCAATTCTAGTTTCCTTCATTTGCTAGACAAACTGCCTGTATTGATGGAAACATATGAAGCTTTAAAATTCTATTGGCTCATTCATGGGAGTTATTGAGGAAATTTAAGTTTTGAAGAAGTGGCGATGTTGTCTGATGATTAGGATTGTTGGTGGATCCTTAGGGGCATTTGAACTGTTGCTACTTCTTATACATCACTAGTATCTCTTAATAATTTGTATGGAGCTGTTATTTTACCTGCCTGGTATTTGATGATCTCAAATTCTCAATCCCTTTTAAAGTTATATTGCTTCACATTTTTCTGACGcaaatcatattttaattgtCTTTGATTATATTACTTCATTTGCCCTTACACTCCTAAAGATATGATCTCTGCTTTTAGGAGCTCGGAGAAGTCCAAAGAGAAGAAGGAAATTGTAGAGCAAGAATTGCTCTTGAAGGGACCAGGAACGTTTCCCTTGGAAAGATTATTAGCCATATGTCAGTGTGTTGTATCTGTGTCAGAATGCTTACCTGATGAAGAAGCAGAAGGACATGATGGATTGGAAGGAGAGAGTTGGACTAATGGACTGTTGTCTGATGCTCTTTTGGAATTATCAAGTCTGTGTAATGCCAATTTTATCAGTAAAGCTGGAACTTGCCCCTTGGAAGGCGCTAATCGGTATCGATCTATGGTGTCTGAAGCTATGGCTCTTAAGGTAACCTTTCAAAACCTGTTTCCATGATTGTTTAAAGTAAAAAATGTCTATATTTGCTGAAACTGTTCTCACTTTCCATTGTGGCTCATTTTGTTTCTCAAACTCTGCAGGTTGCAAAGAGTCTAAAATTTCCTCTGGCAAAGTATTTATATAGAGGAGGATGATATAGAAGATGCCTTTTCATGTGAAAATGATTTTGCATGTCAAGCAAGAGCAACATGTGAACATGATGCTGTCAACAATGTGACGTCACCTAACCAACCCCTGTGGCATGGTGAATGTACTATTAGGATTCTACTTATTTGTATCACTCATTATAGTATACGCAGTGGCGAGAGGCTTTAAGTGTAAGTTGATTGGTTGTACTCCATGAAGAACAATGAAACAGTATCATCTATCGAAATATTTGACTATCATGGAACATGTTAGTGATTAATTGCTTTCTATGATTTTTCCTGTATAAGAGTCTTAAGGAAGTCCATTACTTAGCAGCCATTAAATGATTCAAATTCGATTCCTAAACATGGTCAGTCACATCTGCTGTAATTGGTGCTATAGATTCATGAAGCATGTATATTTTACTGGAAGGTACTTTTGTGGTCTTCCAAACTAACTCCACAGGTGGCAACCGGACATTTCCTCCGTTTTTTAATACTTCTATGGAGGAATAGTTAAGATGCACGCAGCTCATAGCTTTACTACTCTGTTGATATCAAGCAAGGTGCAATGATGTCTGGAAATAGTCAGGTACTCTGTGTTTTGTTCAATGTGAAATCTTTACAATGCTCTGTTGATCTTGGAATATAAGATATCTCTCATGCTGTTCTATGGACTTAAAAAGGGTCCTCAGGAAAggggatatttttatttttttcattgttgGGACGGTTCCATGGGACTCGATATTACTCGATACTTTCGTATACATATGTTCCAAAGGTAGTTTGTGTATGTATTGACTTCAATATTGTTAAATACCTGCATTTGATACCTATATAGAAGGGAGACATTGTAAGTCCATAACCCTTAGGAATAGCCGATTCTTAGTGCTACCTTTCTCTAATTGGATTTGTTTCTTGGTAACATTTCCTGTTTTTTAATGGAATGGTAGCTATGGGTGTGAGTGTTCAATTGAATTTGGATGGGTTAAAATTAGTTGACCTATCCAATGTATCAATGTCCAAATGAGGTTGACATGGGTGTAGCTATTTTCGGGTTCTGTACATACATTAAAAATTAGCATTAAAAAACTAACGTATTCGTACGATTACTTATATACACATGTATTGACTATATTTACCCAAGAACGAGTCAATGACATTTAGTGTGTGTTTTTGTTCTTATAgtatataagaaaatagtacAGTCAAATTTCATTATAATACTCATTTATCATAATAACATTTCActataataatatgattttttcCATAATCAAtttttcatgatatattttacttattctaTAATAGTATTTTATCTATACCAACAATGTCATTAGTTATAGCGGTATACTACTTGATGGTCTCTCTTAGGACTTTTTGTCAATGAAGTTAGCTTATCATCTAAATTATTAGGAGGCAGTTGCACCAATCTCAGAAAACACAGCGGAAAAAAAAGGGAATTTGGTGAAGTGACTTGCCCAAATTAAGAAGATGAATTGCTAATCCATCTGATTAGAAGCTTCCTAGTTTGTCATTTTTcttaatagaatttttttttccattttctactgcaatataaagaaaaaaaaaagaggaaaaaaagaaggTTAAAGACAAGAAATTGGGAGTTGACTTCAATGAAATAGCATTTGATGCCTGCAGAATCTATCTACACTTGCATTTGCATGAAGAAAGGTTCCATTTCTTGCCCGGTTTTAGGAGACTTTGGTGGTCCTTTCTATAATGTCTTTGCGTATTTTTATGGAATTCCCAACAATCTCAAACTGGTGTATAGTTCGTCTTGAGGGGCAAGTGCTCATGAACTTCCTGTGCTTAAGTAAGTAATGATGGCCTTACTGTTTCTGGCAACCATTTCCGCAGAGTACGGGATGTGGACATGAAGCGGC
The genomic region above belongs to Solanum dulcamara chromosome 5, daSolDulc1.2, whole genome shotgun sequence and contains:
- the LOC129888880 gene encoding origin of replication complex subunit 5-like, with the protein product MGDEGIPQTPRRTTRASLSSTVNPKNSTGKLKSCNLLPLTIHDLAYGDESISLDDLISSLPGRRAQIIELLHLLGTLDSPMFPVFVYGGASTGKTSSILQIFKHLKRPFVYCSCITCYSPRILFESVLNQLLLHRRNESNRYSSTKRCERPSDFVNLLQEALHNVLDSLTGNVEKSSSKKSVGRARGKMVYLVFDNLELAREWDKSSNILPFLFKLYDILKMPEVGLIFLGNASPDTYYSDTGYVEPVPVYFPDYTDDELHQILMKNQKNPKLYSSFLEVVLRPFCRVTRRVDELSTAFSSLYQIYCEPLDDLGIVLSEDMKRKLFSHLQPHIGPYLNNTFKVESRLSSEASAKTNKWKGIAKKIGVCESSSEIDFHMSVCAKYLLICAFLASRNPATLDASLFDSTGGSSNQKRKRKSSEKSKEKKEIVEQELLLKGPGTFPLERLLAICQCVVSVSECLPDEEAEGHDGLEGESWTNGLLSDALLELSSLCNANFISKAGTCPLEGANRYRSMVSEAMALKVAKSLKFPLAKYLYRGG
- the LOC129888882 gene encoding pentatricopeptide repeat-containing protein At2g37320, whose amino-acid sequence is MSNLLFRYGLRKKLSLTKIKRPLKGQRFLDILAPKPNVIKNHQNCLQIIEDFLQTDSEQNCKHPLDKEHSFSYSKEEDSVSLLFRLHKEGSKIGVSLVSNAMSLCASKRVFSLGIQVHCLAIVNGFLSNVYIGSSLITFYGNFGGIVDAYKVFDEMPVRNVVSWNAMLNGFAKENELDMCLKLYKGMMWLGLKVNEFAFMSLLSACMGSGCFGHGRSIHCQIILMAFESYVQVANAILSMYCKCGEVKDAIHIFENTKSKDLVSWNSMICGYGQQGQAIQAIELFEEMKKQEVRPDSITFLGVLSSCRHAGFVKEGMSYFYSMVYYGVKPELVHYSCIVDLLGRARFLEEAREFIMKMPIQPNGVIWGSLLMSCRLQGNFRLGIEAAENRLALEPWSTSTHLQLINLYAGLGYWDQAARVQKLMKDTRLKRDPGYSWIEISNQVFRFTAEDISMGHIKSIASLVDILVDHMRSLGVEEIDSSE